One window from the genome of Deltaproteobacteria bacterium encodes:
- a CDS encoding thrombospondin type 3 repeat-containing protein has product MARRYRFPHVLLFSLAVVCPLRWGVAGTCIVTNSSGQNSPNSGNLLRHLNNQPGAGGFDECDVIEFAVDHVDPLAVAPLLLPGTVLRGNGKITLKLASGAVHDGCVVDIQASPDAAGKFGGGGSRLENIAIEVGSGLNGLCVFSSDNVVSNVSITGLGAVGSGTGISVCGDQNQLTKLTTKKAPVGLSLGGDFNVVLSASVAQNGEGVHISGTANAIGGSAIGANFGLGVLVTGRGNVLGVNGLNGQYLANTIGTNGESGVLVERETANSPFSAVDPLCPVGSSADPFYNKLTRNSFVLNGSIAASTPGQGIQLEHEGNHRFGSPEALRPVFKIGSADPLKYALVGLVPNQPSATGEVEVFVADSATSGEGSSYRRTITTISSNDPNNDGKSVFGELVDTSNVPLDAPVVATALSVAPSLGNSDPLVQFPYLADTSEFSAVATLGDTPIDGNAEQCVQSPWFLLALDVALGKSPPISPWDVTCGELGLGAALSPQTAARKLGEGDPQHACKGDPCGLIIPFIDIPNICQQAPILCQDTDKDGKNDLFDNCPTVYNPNQADSDGDGIGDACEDADGDGIINPDDNCPCVKNPLQTELDGDTAGDACDPDDDNDGLLDTDEGVAGTDLNLPDTDHDGYCDGPGQGFGLVGSPTRCKAPGDNCPTVKNLNQVDRDEDQIGDVCDLAPDTYRGAVDSDGDGLNDAVDRCPYLADLLVDTNGDQTPDAQSDTDKDTVPEACDPDDDNDGLEDWAESGSNHFIAVQYLRSVPTTVLGHCVPLDPKRPDSDGDGLCDGPAGPQFSVEGACHGFDNCPDHYESGLGGDVQLGQIVQHADADTPPDAIGNACADFGGPDDADQDGLPSSQDNCPLVPNPDQWNTDGDSWTPGPAKVLPTMAVNAGGGDACDPDDDADGATDVEEGGELGVHPWEPDSDHFSGNGYDDYCDGPGAGFGTALATRCRPLDNCRVRYNPDQADANKNGIGDVCEALGLGDRDRDGIPDAADNCLLVPNKDQLDTDGDGLGDACDPDDDNDGVLDQFDNCRLVPNPDQFEADHDGMGDACDPFAPSINPTGTSFAQYETQGGFKGGCSLLPSP; this is encoded by the coding sequence ATGGCGCGTCGGTATCGTTTCCCCCATGTCCTGTTGTTTTCGTTGGCCGTGGTCTGTCCGCTCCGTTGGGGGGTGGCAGGGACCTGTATCGTGACCAATTCGTCCGGTCAAAATTCCCCGAATTCCGGCAATCTGCTGCGACATTTAAATAATCAACCCGGCGCGGGCGGCTTCGACGAATGCGACGTGATTGAATTTGCGGTCGACCACGTCGATCCGCTGGCCGTCGCGCCGCTGTTGCTGCCCGGCACGGTGTTGCGCGGGAACGGCAAGATCACTTTAAAGCTGGCCAGTGGGGCCGTTCACGATGGCTGTGTGGTCGATATCCAGGCCTCGCCCGATGCGGCCGGCAAGTTCGGCGGCGGTGGCTCGCGGTTGGAAAATATTGCCATCGAAGTGGGGAGCGGATTGAACGGCCTGTGTGTCTTCTCCAGTGACAACGTCGTGAGCAATGTCAGCATCACCGGGCTCGGCGCCGTTGGCAGCGGCACCGGAATCTCGGTCTGCGGAGATCAGAATCAACTCACCAAACTCACGACCAAGAAGGCGCCCGTGGGGCTGTCGCTCGGCGGGGACTTCAACGTCGTCCTGAGCGCGAGCGTGGCGCAAAACGGCGAAGGCGTGCATATCAGTGGGACGGCGAATGCGATCGGCGGCAGCGCGATCGGCGCGAATTTCGGTCTCGGCGTGCTGGTCACCGGCCGTGGCAACGTGCTCGGGGTCAACGGGCTGAACGGGCAATATTTGGCCAATACGATCGGGACCAATGGCGAGAGTGGCGTGCTGGTCGAGCGCGAGACGGCGAATAGTCCGTTCAGCGCCGTGGACCCGCTCTGTCCGGTCGGGAGCTCGGCGGACCCGTTCTATAATAAGCTCACGCGCAACAGTTTTGTGTTGAACGGCAGCATCGCTGCCTCGACGCCGGGGCAGGGCATTCAACTCGAGCACGAAGGCAATCATCGCTTCGGCAGTCCCGAGGCATTGCGCCCAGTCTTCAAGATCGGGAGTGCCGATCCGCTGAAATACGCATTGGTCGGGCTGGTGCCGAATCAACCGAGTGCCACTGGAGAAGTGGAAGTCTTCGTGGCGGATTCCGCGACGTCGGGCGAAGGCTCGTCGTATCGGCGCACGATTACCACGATTAGTAGTAACGATCCGAACAATGATGGCAAATCGGTGTTCGGCGAACTGGTTGACACCAGCAACGTCCCGCTCGATGCGCCGGTCGTGGCCACGGCGTTGAGCGTCGCGCCCTCGTTGGGCAACAGCGATCCGCTCGTCCAATTTCCGTATCTGGCAGACACGTCTGAATTCTCCGCCGTCGCGACGTTGGGCGATACGCCGATCGACGGCAACGCGGAACAGTGCGTGCAATCGCCGTGGTTTTTGTTGGCGCTGGACGTGGCCTTGGGTAAATCTCCGCCGATCAGTCCGTGGGACGTGACCTGCGGCGAGCTGGGCCTTGGCGCCGCGTTGTCGCCGCAGACCGCCGCGCGGAAGCTCGGTGAAGGCGATCCGCAGCACGCGTGCAAGGGCGATCCGTGCGGTCTGATCATCCCGTTCATTGATATCCCCAATATTTGCCAGCAGGCGCCGATCCTCTGCCAAGACACCGACAAAGACGGAAAGAATGACCTCTTCGACAACTGCCCCACGGTGTACAACCCCAACCAGGCCGACAGCGACGGCGACGGTATCGGCGATGCCTGCGAAGACGCTGACGGTGACGGGATCATCAATCCGGACGACAATTGTCCCTGTGTCAAAAATCCGCTGCAGACCGAGCTCGACGGCGACACCGCCGGCGACGCGTGCGACCCGGACGACGACAACGACGGCCTGCTCGATACGGATGAAGGCGTCGCCGGGACCGATCTGAATCTCCCCGACACCGATCACGACGGCTACTGCGACGGGCCAGGGCAGGGATTCGGGCTGGTCGGGAGTCCGACGCGCTGTAAGGCCCCGGGCGACAACTGCCCGACCGTGAAGAACTTGAACCAAGTCGATCGCGATGAAGATCAGATCGGCGACGTCTGCGACCTGGCCCCCGACACCTATCGCGGCGCGGTGGATAGCGACGGCGACGGCCTGAACGACGCGGTCGATCGGTGCCCGTATCTCGCCGATCTGCTCGTCGATACCAACGGCGACCAAACGCCGGACGCGCAATCCGATACCGACAAGGACACCGTGCCCGAGGCCTGCGATCCGGACGACGACAACGACGGTTTGGAAGATTGGGCGGAGAGCGGGAGCAACCACTTTATTGCAGTGCAGTATCTGCGCAGTGTGCCGACGACCGTGTTGGGCCACTGCGTGCCGCTCGATCCGAAGCGTCCCGATAGCGATGGCGACGGCCTGTGCGACGGCCCGGCCGGACCACAATTCAGCGTCGAAGGCGCGTGCCACGGTTTCGATAACTGCCCGGACCACTACGAGTCCGGATTGGGCGGCGACGTGCAGTTGGGCCAAATCGTGCAGCATGCCGATGCGGATACGCCGCCCGACGCGATCGGCAACGCCTGCGCGGACTTCGGCGGACCGGACGATGCCGATCAAGACGGCTTGCCGAGTAGTCAGGACAACTGTCCGCTGGTGCCGAATCCCGACCAATGGAACACTGACGGCGATAGTTGGACCCCCGGCCCGGCGAAGGTGTTGCCCACGATGGCGGTCAATGCGGGTGGTGGCGACGCGTGCGACCCCGACGACGACGCCGACGGCGCCACCGATGTGGAAGAGGGCGGCGAACTCGGTGTCCATCCGTGGGAGCCGGACAGCGATCACTTCAGCGGCAATGGGTACGACGATTATTGTGACGGCCCAGGTGCCGGTTTCGGCACGGCGCTCGCCACGCGCTGCCGTCCGCTCGACAACTGCCGCGTCCGCTATAATCCCGATCAAGCCGACGCGAATAAGAATGGGATCGGCGATGTCTGCGAGGCGTTAGGACTCGGCGATCGGGATCGCGATGGCATTCCGGACGCCGCCGACAACTGCTTGTTGGTGCCGAATAAAGATCAACTCGACACCGACGGCGACGGACTGGGCGACGCGTGCGATCCCGACGACGACAACGACGGTGTGCTCGATCAGTTCGACAACTGCCGTTTAGTGCCGAATCCTGACCAATTTGAAGCGGATCACGACGGTATGGGTGACGCCTGCGATCCGTTTGCCCCGAGCATCAACCCGACCGGGACCTCGTTTGCGCAGTACGAGACCCAAGGCGGCTTCAAGGGCGGATGTTCGTTGCTTCCCTCCCCGTAA